The sequence GACGATGCGCTTCGGCGTCTCGAGAAAGAGCAGCCACGCCATCATCTGCTGCGCGTACTCGAGCTCGATGTGATGCGGCTTCGACAGGCGCATCGCGCCCTGCACCCACTCGGTGCCGAAATGCAGATAGCGCACGCCGCGCTCTTCGGAGAACGTGACGGGCGCGAAGCGCGGCTTGCGAGGCGCGTCGAGCACGGCAACGCCGTCGACTTCGTCGTCGAACGCGGCGCGGCTACGCTTCGCGCGGGACGGCTTGAGCTTGTCGGAGCCGTTGAACGGAGACGGCTTGCCGCGCTGGAACGCGCGCGCCTCGGCGGACGCGCGCTTGATCAATCGGGTCATGGATGAATCTCGTACTGATGTGGGTCTTCGGGCGAACGAGAGGATAGCACTCGCGGCATTGAGCACACGTGAAACGGTTGCTCGCCGCATCGGTTCGCCCCGCATTCCGCGGCACTCGACGCGAAGGATGACGAAGCAAAACGAAACGAACGGGAAACGCGCGACGGCCGGCGTCGGCGATCGCGTCGCGCGCAGCGCGTCAGGCGACGATGCCCTTCCAAATGATCAGCTTCTGGTCGAACGAGAGCGTTGCATTGGCCGGGCTCGACGATGGCAACACGAGCGTATCGAACCCCGCCGCGCGAATGATCGCTTCGAACCGCCCCGCCGTCTTGCCGTTGAAGCACACCTTCTTCAGCGACGGCACGACTTCCCGCAGCGAATCGAAATCATTGGGCTTCGCATGGCGGATCGCCGAATCGAGGCTGCCTTCGCGGTGGCACGCGGCGAGCACGTCCCAGATGCCGAAGCCGTGCGCGAGCACGCGCGCGAGACGCGCGTCGTACGGCAATTCATGCAACGCAGGCTCGCCGAGCGCCGCCCCGAGCAGCCGCCAGAACTGATTGCGCGGATGCGCGTAATACTGCGCGGCCACGAGCGACGCCTCGCCGGGAAAGCTGCCGAGAATCAGCGTGTGCGTGCCGGGCGCCACGACGGGAGGAAAGCCGCGCAACATCACGCGGCCTCGCCGCCGCGCGCGCGGCGCGCGCCGGGCGCATCGAGATGCCGCCACAACGCGGGCAGCATGCATTCGGTCACCATCAGCGGCTCGCCGTGCCGCTCGAACACCGAGCGGCGCGCGGCGAATGCGTGCGGCGCGATTTGCGCGCGCTCGAGCGCGCGCGACGCGAGCGCGAACAGCGAATGTCCGGCGATCACGCGCCGGCTCACGAGCGCCGAGCGCGTCACTTCGGGATCGCTGTACAGCAGCTCCGCGAGCGGCCGCGTGCGCAGCCGCCGCATCGCCTGCCACACGCCCTTGCTCGCGGCGAGCGGCGCGATGCTGTGCGCGGCGACGAACGGCGTGCCGTCGACCGCGAGCACGACTTCGCGCACCCACACCGGCGTGCGCGGCGCGCATGCGAGCGCCGCGTGCTCATCGGCCCACGGTGTCGCGACGGTCTCGCGCGTCACGCGCACCGTCACGCGGCCGAGCCGCGCGAGGTGCGCGGTCAGCGAGCCGCCGCGCGTGAGCCAGTCCTTCTGCGCGCTCGACGCGCCGGGGCGCGGCGTCTCGCGCCAATGCGCGTCGGCCGCGTCGAAACGCATCCGCGCCATCACGCCGCGCGCGACAGCAACAGCGCGTTGGTCCGCTTCACGAAGCTTGCCGGGTCCTCGAGCGCGCCCCCTTCGGCGAGCAGCGCCTGCTCGAACAGCAGATGGCACCAGTCGCCGAAGTCCGCGCCGTCGGCCTTCAGCGCCTTGACGAGCGGATGCTCCGGATTGATCTCGAGGATCGGCTGGAACGACGGCGCGTTCTGGCCCGCCGCCTTCAGCATCCGCTGCAGGTAGCCGCTCATGTCGTTGTCGTCGGCAACGAGGCACGACGGCGAATCGGTGAGCCGGAACGTCACGCGCACGTCCTTCACCTTGTCGCCGAGCGTTTCCTTCATCTTGTCGACGACGGGCTTCATCGCCTCGCCCGTCTGCTCCTGCGCCTTCTTCTCGTCGTCGTTCAGCGCGCCGAGATCGAGGTCGCCGCGCGCGACGCTCGCGAGCCCCTTGCCGTCGAACTCGTGCAGGAACGACAGCATCCATTCGTCGACGCGATCGGTGAGCAGCAGCACTTCGACGCCCTTCTTGCGGAACACTTCGAGATGCGGGCTGTTCTTCGCGGCCTGCCACGTGTCGGCCGTCACGTAGTAGATCTTCGTCTGCTCGGGCTTCATCCGCGCGACGTAATCGGCGAGCGGCACGTTCTGCTCGTCGGTGTCGCCGTGCGTCGACGCGAAGCGCAGCAGCTTCGCGACGCGCTCGCGATTCGCGTGATCCTCGCCGACGCCTTCCTTCAGCACCTGGCCGAACGCGCTCCAGAACGTCTTGTACTTCTCGCGGCCGGCGTCGTCTTCGGCGTTCGCGAGCTCTTCGAGCATCGACAGGGCGCGCTTGGTCACGCCTTCGCGGATCGCCTTCACGTCGCGGCTTTCCTGCAGGATCTCGCGCGACACGTTGAGCGGCAGATCCGACGAGTCGACGACGCCCTTCACGAAGCGCAGGTACTGCGGCAGCAGTTGCTCCGCGTCGTCCATGATGAACACGCGCTTCACGTACAGCTTGAGGCCGCCGCGATAGTCGCGGTTCCACAGGTCGAACGGCGCGTGCGACGGCACGAAGAGCAGTTGCGTGTACTCGCTGCGGCCCTCGACGCGGTTGTGCGTCCACGCGAGCGGATCTTGGTGGTCGTGCGCGACGTGCTGGTAGAACTGCTTGTACTGCTCCTCGGTGACGTCGCTCTTCGCACGCGTCCACAGCGCGCTCGCCTGGTTGACGGTCTCGTCCTCGTCCTTCTCGACCATCTCGCCCTTTTCCTGATCCCACTCTTCCTTCTTCATCAGGATCGGCAGCGCGACGTGGTCCGAATACTTCTGGACGATCGATTTCAGGCGGTACGACGAGAGCAGTTCGTCCTCGCCGTCGCGCAGGTGCAGCGTGATGGTCGTGCCGCGCGCGGCGCGCTCGATCGCATCGACCGAGAAGTCGCCTTCGCCCGCGCTTTCCCAACGCACGCCCTCGGACGCGGCCAGGCCCGCGCGGCGCGTCTCGACGGTGATCCGGTCCGCGACGATGAAGCCCGAGTAGAAGCCGACGCCGAACTGGCCGATGAGCGCCGCGTCCTTCTGCTGGTCGCCGGAGAGCTTCGAGAAGAATTCCTTCGTGCCCGAGCGCGCGATCGTGCCGAGGTTCGCGATGGCCTCGTCGCGGCTCATGCCGATCCCGTTGTCGTCGATCGTGATCGTGCGCGCGGCCTTGTCGAATGACAGGCGGATGCGCAGGTTCGGATCGCTCTCGTAGAGCGCGTTGTTTTCCAGAGCCTCGAAACGGAGCTTGTCAGCGGCGTCGGACGCGTTCGACACGAGTTCGCGCAGGAAGATTTCCTTGTTGCTGTAAAGCGAATGAATCATCAGGTGGAGGAGCTGCTTGACCTCTGCCTGAAAGCTCATGGTTTGCTGAGTCATCTTGATTTACCCATTGATTGCGTCAATTACGACAGACGTTTTCGATTCACGACCCCAAAGGAGCCGGCGCGCGGCGTCATCACACTTTCGCGACGCTCGACCGCGCCCCAAGTTGGGGCGCTCGACGGAATTTCAAGAGGCGCGGCGGTTCACGCCGTCGAGATAGCGGCCGAGGAACGCGGGCAACGCCGGATCGCCGCAGTTCGCGACGTTAAAGCGCGTCCACGTCGACGGCGACTGCTGCGGCGAGAACAGGCTCCCAGGCGTGAGCAGGAAGCCCTCCTCGTGCGCGGCCGCGGCGAGCGCGTCCGAATCGACGCTCGTGTCGGCCCACAGGAACATCCCCGCCGCCGGCATCGTGAAGAGCCGCATCCCGCTGCGCTCGAGCATCCGCGCGGTCTTGTCGCGCACGCCGTCGAGCCGCGCGCGCAGCCGCTCGACGTGGCGCCGGTAGTGCCCTTCCGTCAGCACCTTGTACAGCACGCGCTCGTTGAGCTCGGGCGTCGTCATTCCGACGAGCATCTTCTGGTCGGTCAGCGCCTTCGCGAGCTCCGGCGCGCATGCAATGTAGCCGACCCGCAGGTTCGCCGCGAGCGTCTTCGAATAGCTGCCGAGGAAGATCACGCGCTTTAGCTGATCGAGGCTCGCCATGCGCGTCGCCGGATAGCTCGGCGGGCACAGATCGCCGTAGACGTCGTCCTCGACGACGAGAAAATCGTACGCCTCCGCGAGCTTCAGTATCCGGAACGCCTGCGCGGCCGACAGCGACGTGCCCGTCGGGTTGTGCAGCACCGAGTTGATCACGAGCATCTTCGGGCGCCACATCTGCACGAGATTCTCGAGCGCGTCGAGATCGGGGCCGTCCGGCGTGTACGGCATCCCGACGAGCTGCGCGCCCTGCGACGCGAAGCGGCCGAACATCTGGAACCAGGCCGGATCGCCGACGATCACCGCGTCCCCCGGCCGCACGCAGTGGCGCGCGATGAGGTCGATCGCCTGCGTGATGCCGGACACGAGCACGAGCTGCTCGGGCGTCGCGCCGATCTCGATTTCGGCCAGGCGCGTCTGCAGCTGCTGGCGCAGCGGCAGGAAGCCCTGAGCGCTGCCGAAGCCGAGCATCTGCGCGCCGGACTGCCGGCCGAGCGCGCGCAACGCGCTCGTGATCAGCTCGCCGTCGAGCCAGCGGCTCGGCAGGTAGCCGAGCCCCGGCCCCTTTTCCGGGCTGACCGTATGCAGCATGTTGCGCAGCAGCCAGACGACGTCGATCGTGTTGTGCACGGGCTGCGCCCGCCCGCCGCCCGCCGCAACGGGCGGCGGCCCCGGCGCGCGCTCGCGCACGTAGAAGCCGGAGCCGCGCCGCGAATCGAGATAGCCCTGCGCGACGAGCCGCTCGTAGGCTTCGACGACCGTGAAACGCGACACGCTCTTGTCGATCGCGAGCTTGCGGATCGACGGCATCCGCATGCCGGGCCGGAACACGCGCTCGTCGATCCGGCGGCGCGCCCACTGCACGAGCTGGTCGACGAGCGTGAGCGTCGCGGTATCGTGCGGCGCGGGAATCTGCGCGAGCGGGACGGTGGACATCGCGGGCCTCCAACTGTACCGAAGAGTATCGCGGCGATTGTACCGTTACTGTGCTGGCCCCTGCGATTACAGTTTTTTCGACGGCGATGCGACGCGGTGACGCACGCGCGCCCGAAAAACCGGTTCCGACTTCCGGCCGGGCACGGCGCACCTGATCGGCGTCGAGACGGGCGATGCGCCCGCGCTCGCGGTCGAATTCGACACGCCGGCGGGCACGCTGCGCTCACGCGTGCGCCCGCCCCGCTTCCCGCTCACTACAACCGCTCATGACAACCACTCGCGACCACGGAGCCCCCTCATGAATTCGCGCGAAACACGCGGCATGCTGCTCGGCCTGATCGGCGTGATGATCTTCAGCCTGACGCTGCCGATGACGCGCATCGTCGTCACCGAGCTCCATCCGCTCCTGAACGGCCTCGGCCGCGCGCTCGCCGCCGCGGTGCCGGCCGGGCTGCTGCTGTGGCTGCGCCGCGAGCGCGTGCCGAGCCGCGCGCAGTTCAAGAGCCTCGCCGTCGTGTCGGCGGGCGTGATCGTCGCGTACCCGGTGTTTTCCGCATGGGCGATGAAGACCGTGCCCGCCTCGCACGGCGCGGTCGTCAACGGTCTGCAGCCGCTTCTCGTCGCGTTGTATGCGGCGTGGCTGTCGCGCGAGCGGCCGTCGAAAGCGTTCTGGGCGAGCGCCGTCGTGGGCAGCGCGCTCGTCGTCGCGTACGCGCTGCGCGACGGCGGCGGCGCGCTGCAGCGGGGCGACCTGCTGATGCTCGTCGCGGTCGGCCTCGGCGCGCTCGGCTACGCGGAAGGCGCGCGCCTCGCGCGCGAGATCGGCGGATGGCAGGTGATCTGCTGGGCGCTCGTCGTGTCCGCGCCGTTGCTCGTGCTGCCCGTCGGCTGGCTCGCGTGGGCGCACCACGCGGCGCACCCGGGCCCGGTGTCGCCGCGCGTGTGGCTCGCGTTCGGCTATGTGACGCTGTTCTCGCAGTTCGTCGGCTTCTTCGCTTGGTACGCGGGCCTCGCGATGGGCGGCACCGCGCGCGTGGGCCAGGTGCAGCTCCTGCAGATCTTCTTCACGATCGCGTTCTCGGCGCTCTGCTTCGGCGAAACCGTTTCCTCGTCGACCTGGCTGTTCGCCGCCGCCGTGATCGCGACCGTCGTGCTCGGCCGCCGCGCCGCCGTGAGCACCGCGCCGCAGCCCGCTCGCGCGGCCTGATTTGACGAGCGATAATCGCCCCTTTCATTCACGACCCACGATACCGACCGAGGAGACCATGAATCCGAGCGATCTCAAGCCGCCCCACTGGGCCCTGTCCGAACGCGCACGCAAGCTCACGAGCTCGGCGATCCGCGAGATCCTGAAAGTGACCGAGCGCCCCGAGGTGATCTCGTTCGCGGGCGGCCTGCCGTCGCCCGCGACCTTCCCCGCCGAGCGCATGCGCGAAGCCGCCGACCGCGTGCTGCGCGACTCGCCCGCCGCCGCGCTGCAATACAGCGCGACGGAAGGCTTCCTGCCGCTGCGCGAGTGGATCGCCGAGCGCTATCGCGTGCGCGCGACGCAGGTGCTTGTCACGACGGGCTCGCAGCAGGCGCTCGATCTGCTCGGCAAAGCGCTGATCGATCCGGCGAGCCGCGTGCTCGTCGAGACGCCGACCTACCTCGGCGCGCTGCAGTCGTTCTCGCTCTTCGAGCCGACCTACGTGCAGGTGCCGACCGACGACGCGGGCCTCGTGCCCGACGGGCTCACGCCCGAGCTCACGAAGGACGCGCGCCTGTTGTACGCGCAACCGAATTTCCAGAATCCGACCGGCCGCCGCTTGCCCGTCGAGCGCCGCCGCGCGCTCGCCGCGTTCGCGCAGACGAGCCCGTTCCCGGTGCTCGAGGACGATCCGTACGGCGCGCTCAACTATGCGGGCGAACCGCTGCCGACGATGCTGTCGATGGCGCCCGATCACGTCGTCCACCTCGGCACGTTCTCGAAGGTGCTCGCACCCGGCCTTCGGATCGGCTATATCATTGCGCCCGAGGAGCTGCACTTCAAGCTCGTGCAGGCGAAGCAGGCAACGGACCTGCACACGCCGTCGCTCACGCAACGCATCGCGTACGAGGTGATCCGCGACGGCTTCCTCGACGAGCACATCCCGACGATCCGCAAGCTCTACGCCGCGCAATGCGAAGCGATGCTCGCGTCGCTCGCCCGGCACATGCCGCAAGGCGTGAGCTGGAACCGCCCGGAGGGCGGCATGTTCATCTGGGTGACGCTGCCCGCGCAGATCGACAGCATGCAGCTCCTCGAGGCGGCGGTGGCGAACAACGTCGCGTTCGTGCCGGGCGCGCCGTTCTTCGCGAGCGACGCGCAGAAGAACACGCTGCGGCTGTCGTTCGTCACGGTGCCGCCGGAGCAGATCGAGGAAGGCATCGCGCGGCTCGGCAAGCTGCTGCGCGAGCGCCTGTGACGCTTCTCGTTCGTTCACACATTCACGATTTCACGATTGACTCACGAGGATAGGAATCAGATGGCAAACGTCTACGACAAACTGAAGGATCTCGGCATCGAGCTGCCGGTCGCGGGTGCGCCCGCCGCCGCCTACGTGATGAGCGCGCAATCCGGCGACACCGTCTATCTGTCCGGCCACATCGCGAAGAAGGACGGCAAGGTGTGGGCCGGCAAGCTCGGCCACGACGTGACGACGGAGCAAGGCAAGCAAGCCGCTCGCGCGGTCGCGATCGACCTGCTCGCGACGCTGCACGCGCACACCGGCGACTTGAACAAGGTCAAGCGCATCGTCAAGGTGATGAGCCTCGTCAACTCGACGCTCGAGTTCACCGAGCAGCACATCGTGACGAACGGCGCGTCGGAGCTGATCGCCGAAGTGTTCGGCGACGCGGGCAAGCATGCGCGCTCGGCGTTCGGCGTCGCGCAGATCCCGCTCGGCGCGTGCGTCGAGATCGAGCTGATCGCCGAAGTCGCGTAACGCGATGGCCGCCGCTGCCGGCACCGTGACGGTGCGCTTCAAGCAGGTCGACGTGTTCACGTCGGTGCCGTTCAAGGGCAATCCGCTCGCCGTCGTATTCGACGCGCACGCGCTCTGCGACGCCGGCATGCTCGAGATCGCGCGCTGGACGAACCTGTCCGAGACCGCGTTCCTCGTCGCGCCGACCGATCCCGCCGCCGACTACCGCGTGCGGATCTTCACGCCGGGCGGCGAGTTGCCGTTCGCGGGCCACCCGACGCTCGGCGCCGCGCACGCGTTTCTCGACGCGGGCGGGCAGCCGAAGACGCCCGGGCGGCTCGTCCAGCAATGCGGCGCGGGGCTCGTCGAGCTCGCGCGGCGCGACGGCGGCTGGGCGTTCGCCGCGCCGCCCGCGCGCGTGACGCCGCTGCCCGAGCGCGACTGGCCGGCGCTCACGGCCGCGCTGCGCACGGGCGCGATCGATTTCGGCGCGCCGCCGCAGGCGGTCGACAACGGCGCGCCGTGGCTCGTCGTGCGGCTCGCGTCGGCGGCCGACTGCCTCGCGCTCGCCCCCGACCGCGAGGCGCTCGCGCCGATCGCCGCCGCGCTAGGCGCGGGCGGCCTCGCCGCATACGGCCCGCATCCGGCCGACGGCCCGGCGACGTTCGAAGTCCGCTGCCTGATGACGGGCGACGCGTTCGCCGCAGGCGAAGACCCCGTGACGGGCAGCGCGAACGCTGCGATCGCGGGCCTCCTCGCGCAGGCCGGGCGCCGCCCGGGGCGCAGCTACACCGCGCGCCAGGGCACCGCGCTCGGCCGCGACGGCCGCATCGCGGTCGATTACGACGACGACGCGGGCAAGATCTGGATCGGCGGCGCCGCGGTCACGCTCGTCGACGGCCGCATCCGGCTGCGGTAGGCCGCGCGTTCACCCGGCCGCGCCCGCCGCGCGGCCGGTTCCGCGCGGGCCGCGCGCGGGACCGATCCCCTCCTCACCCGGTTAGCGATATCCTGGCCGCGCTAAATTAAAGACTGACCATTCAGT comes from Burkholderia savannae and encodes:
- a CDS encoding aminotransferase-like domain-containing protein, whose product is MSTVPLAQIPAPHDTATLTLVDQLVQWARRRIDERVFRPGMRMPSIRKLAIDKSVSRFTVVEAYERLVAQGYLDSRRGSGFYVRERAPGPPPVAAGGGRAQPVHNTIDVVWLLRNMLHTVSPEKGPGLGYLPSRWLDGELITSALRALGRQSGAQMLGFGSAQGFLPLRQQLQTRLAEIEIGATPEQLVLVSGITQAIDLIARHCVRPGDAVIVGDPAWFQMFGRFASQGAQLVGMPYTPDGPDLDALENLVQMWRPKMLVINSVLHNPTGTSLSAAQAFRILKLAEAYDFLVVEDDVYGDLCPPSYPATRMASLDQLKRVIFLGSYSKTLAANLRVGYIACAPELAKALTDQKMLVGMTTPELNERVLYKVLTEGHYRRHVERLRARLDGVRDKTARMLERSGMRLFTMPAAGMFLWADTSVDSDALAAAAHEEGFLLTPGSLFSPQQSPSTWTRFNVANCGDPALPAFLGRYLDGVNRRAS
- a CDS encoding chorismate--pyruvate lyase family protein; the protein is MARMRFDAADAHWRETPRPGASSAQKDWLTRGGSLTAHLARLGRVTVRVTRETVATPWADEHAALACAPRTPVWVREVVLAVDGTPFVAAHSIAPLAASKGVWQAMRRLRTRPLAELLYSDPEVTRSALVSRRVIAGHSLFALASRALERAQIAPHAFAARRSVFERHGEPLMVTECMLPALWRHLDAPGARRARGGEAA
- a CDS encoding DMT family transporter; this encodes MNSRETRGMLLGLIGVMIFSLTLPMTRIVVTELHPLLNGLGRALAAAVPAGLLLWLRRERVPSRAQFKSLAVVSAGVIVAYPVFSAWAMKTVPASHGAVVNGLQPLLVALYAAWLSRERPSKAFWASAVVGSALVVAYALRDGGGALQRGDLLMLVAVGLGALGYAEGARLAREIGGWQVICWALVVSAPLLVLPVGWLAWAHHAAHPGPVSPRVWLAFGYVTLFSQFVGFFAWYAGLAMGGTARVGQVQLLQIFFTIAFSALCFGETVSSSTWLFAAAVIATVVLGRRAAVSTAPQPARAA
- the htpG gene encoding molecular chaperone HtpG, with protein sequence MTQQTMSFQAEVKQLLHLMIHSLYSNKEIFLRELVSNASDAADKLRFEALENNALYESDPNLRIRLSFDKAARTITIDDNGIGMSRDEAIANLGTIARSGTKEFFSKLSGDQQKDAALIGQFGVGFYSGFIVADRITVETRRAGLAASEGVRWESAGEGDFSVDAIERAARGTTITLHLRDGEDELLSSYRLKSIVQKYSDHVALPILMKKEEWDQEKGEMVEKDEDETVNQASALWTRAKSDVTEEQYKQFYQHVAHDHQDPLAWTHNRVEGRSEYTQLLFVPSHAPFDLWNRDYRGGLKLYVKRVFIMDDAEQLLPQYLRFVKGVVDSSDLPLNVSREILQESRDVKAIREGVTKRALSMLEELANAEDDAGREKYKTFWSAFGQVLKEGVGEDHANRERVAKLLRFASTHGDTDEQNVPLADYVARMKPEQTKIYYVTADTWQAAKNSPHLEVFRKKGVEVLLLTDRVDEWMLSFLHEFDGKGLASVARGDLDLGALNDDEKKAQEQTGEAMKPVVDKMKETLGDKVKDVRVTFRLTDSPSCLVADDNDMSGYLQRMLKAAGQNAPSFQPILEINPEHPLVKALKADGADFGDWCHLLFEQALLAEGGALEDPASFVKRTNALLLSRAA
- a CDS encoding aminotransferase-like domain-containing protein, producing the protein MNPSDLKPPHWALSERARKLTSSAIREILKVTERPEVISFAGGLPSPATFPAERMREAADRVLRDSPAAALQYSATEGFLPLREWIAERYRVRATQVLVTTGSQQALDLLGKALIDPASRVLVETPTYLGALQSFSLFEPTYVQVPTDDAGLVPDGLTPELTKDARLLYAQPNFQNPTGRRLPVERRRALAAFAQTSPFPVLEDDPYGALNYAGEPLPTMLSMAPDHVVHLGTFSKVLAPGLRIGYIIAPEELHFKLVQAKQATDLHTPSLTQRIAYEVIRDGFLDEHIPTIRKLYAAQCEAMLASLARHMPQGVSWNRPEGGMFIWVTLPAQIDSMQLLEAAVANNVAFVPGAPFFASDAQKNTLRLSFVTVPPEQIEEGIARLGKLLRERL
- a CDS encoding DNA-deoxyinosine glycosylase — its product is MLRGFPPVVAPGTHTLILGSFPGEASLVAAQYYAHPRNQFWRLLGAALGEPALHELPYDARLARVLAHGFGIWDVLAACHREGSLDSAIRHAKPNDFDSLREVVPSLKKVCFNGKTAGRFEAIIRAAGFDTLVLPSSSPANATLSFDQKLIIWKGIVA
- a CDS encoding PhzF family phenazine biosynthesis protein encodes the protein MAAAAGTVTVRFKQVDVFTSVPFKGNPLAVVFDAHALCDAGMLEIARWTNLSETAFLVAPTDPAADYRVRIFTPGGELPFAGHPTLGAAHAFLDAGGQPKTPGRLVQQCGAGLVELARRDGGWAFAAPPARVTPLPERDWPALTAALRTGAIDFGAPPQAVDNGAPWLVVRLASAADCLALAPDREALAPIAAALGAGGLAAYGPHPADGPATFEVRCLMTGDAFAAGEDPVTGSANAAIAGLLAQAGRRPGRSYTARQGTALGRDGRIAVDYDDDAGKIWIGGAAVTLVDGRIRLR
- a CDS encoding RidA family protein, coding for MANVYDKLKDLGIELPVAGAPAAAYVMSAQSGDTVYLSGHIAKKDGKVWAGKLGHDVTTEQGKQAARAVAIDLLATLHAHTGDLNKVKRIVKVMSLVNSTLEFTEQHIVTNGASELIAEVFGDAGKHARSAFGVAQIPLGACVEIELIAEVA